Within Micromonas commoda chromosome 9, complete sequence, the genomic segment cgcgccgcccgcggtgcccccgccgcgcggcgagggatccgccgccgccgcgctgcaaGCTGCCGACTCGtggcgcgacgtcctcgccgcgtccacgctcGTCGTGTTACCCGACGAGGAGTCCGTGGCGTGGCAGCGGCAACGGATCCACCGGAAGCGACGAgcgggaggggcggcgagggcgctcgggaggatcgcgcggtggctcgcggcgcgcgataagctcggcgcgggcggcgagaggGAGCAGTgcgtgaacgacgcgcggtttgcgaggctcgtcgccgcggcggccgcgccgacgacggagggaggtgcaggcggcggcggcgcgcgcgtcgacgacgacgacgaagaagaagaagaagaatcCGTCCGTCGTCATCATCCCTCTCCCCCATCCTcctcgctcaccgcggaggagagggccggggacgtcgcggacgcgctcgaggccctccgcgcgctcggctcgctcgcgccgctcccgtGGGTGGACGAACGCCATCCGGGAGATCCCGTCGCCATGCGTCCTCACGTGTCGCGGCTCATCCAAATCGTCGCCTCGGCTAATCACATCGCGCCGCAcgacgccacccccgcggcgtgggcgtgcGACAGGCTCGGTCTGTTCGGCTCGACGAGCGAAACGAACGAAACGAACGGgtgggacgccgcgacgagacgcgcgggcgacgtcatcAAACGCCCGGCGGAGGGTCTGCCGTTCAAAATACTTCCCGACCTCGCGACCTCCtccgggacgccgcgcggggaaTTTGGCGATTCGGGGATTTCGGATTTGGATTTTTTGGATTTGGATTTCTCGCTcaccgtcgaggcgctcgcggcggaggttccGTTCAGGGCCGAGAAGCTCGTCACGCGCGACGGCAAgcgcgtggacgagcgccgcgagacgTGCTGGATGGCCGAggacggcatcggcggccTCGCGTACAGCGGCAAGGTGatgtcgccggcgccgttcaCGCCGACTGTGCGAAAATTAAgggacgcgatcgaggcTTCGACGGGGGAGCGCTTCGACTGCGCTTTACTGAACCTGTACCCCGGGGGCGACGTGGCGTGCAAGTACCACAGGGACCCCGACCTCGGTTTGTTGTGGGCGAGGGATTCCATCATCGTCAGCGTCGGCGAGACGCGACGTTTCGCGTTTCGGGAGCTGGGAaagaaggaggacgaggcgcacTGGTTCCGATTGCGATCGGGCGATTGCGTCTGGATGTTCGCCAACTGCAACGACGACTGGGAGCACTGCGTGATGCGAgcggagggggcggcgggggagaaCGACGGCCCAAGGGCGAGCGTGGTGTTCAAACGCGCGCTCACGGGCCGGGGGGGGCGGAGAGGGCACGGGATGGTCGGCGAAGGAAGACGAGCCGGACGGAAAAAGAATTCCGGGCCCGCTCGTGGGTCAGCCTCGGGGCCTGACCCCATCGGAGTGAAGAGCGGGGGGACGGGccggggaggacggggaggcgcggcgcggcggagaggacggggaggcgccgggcgaggcggcgggggacgacgcggcggctgatAGCGTGTCCCGAGGTtacgcgacgacgagtccgggTTTCTTCATAAAACGCTTTTAAaaaacgcgtcgacgatttTGTCGCGTCACCGATCGCTGAGCGCGAcagcctcgccgagcgccgccgccgccgcccggacCGCCGGTAGCAGCTCCCGGCGTCGCTGCCTCaggtgcgacgccgccgcctccagcgcgcgtcgccgcgcgtcatCCTCCGGGCTGTCCCCGTCGATCGATCGAGCCTCCGCGGCTAACCTCGCCGACTCCGCTCGAAGCGCCTCGTGCTCGACGATGACCGACTCGTGCCGTTTCAGATCCTCGGGGGTCatgacgctcgcgacggacatcgcggacgacgtcgcagcggacgcgggcggcgtcctcggcggcctgacccacggcgacgggggcgtcggcaAACCCGGGGGAGTCGGGTGTAGCAGACGCGGGAAAGAGACGAAacccctcggcgcgtccggggtCACGGCCGTTACGGCCGTTACGGCCGTTACGGCCGTTACATCCGTCACAGCCGTCACGgcgggcgcctcggcgtcggcgcgcttgCCCCCGAGGTTGCCCCCCACGAGACGAGGGCGGTACGGATCctccgacgaagccgccgaacCCCCGCTCGAGCACGTCGAGCGGATCCGCGAATCGACAGCCGCAAACGCCACCCTTTCAAACGGCGCCACCCTTTCAAACGGCTCCACCCTTTCAAACGGCTCAAacctcgcgacgctctccctcgcgccgagcaccctgtgcctccacctccgcgcgaaCTTGCCAGCGCGgaccaacgcggcggctgcttcctcggcggcgacgcgggcgctccGCTCCGCGCGTCTGTCCCGGCTCTccagcccggcggcgagccaggcgcgggcgccgtccctcatccacgcgtcgcgatgcatcgccaacgccgcctcctcgcgcgcgcgcttccgCCCCCGGCGGTCGAGCCACGCGCGCCAGAGCCGCCAGACGCGCCTGGACGTGCGTGCGTTGCGCCACGTCACCGCGTTAGCGTATCCCGTGACGCGCCTTCtgcgatggacgacgcgtcggacccacgcctccatcgcgtcaAACGTTAACCGTCGTCGCCTGAATCGATCAGCCGTGACGATGTCCATCCGGCGCTTCTTGCGTTGATCGACGTGGTCGAGCCACGCGAGGAGAACGCACaccttcgcgcgctcgtccctgTGCGCGTCCGCCCTGTCCGCCTGCACGCGAAACACCGCACCCTCCCTGGCCATCTCGAGCCAACCGGCGAAAATTCTGAAGCGTTTGGTCTCGCCcagcgctcgcgccgcggctccgacccgcgcgcccgtagcctcgcgccggcgcagcTTACCGCTCAGCCAGTCGTCCCACGCGAGCAAGCACCTGTGCAGCAGCACCGCGCCGTggtgcgcgtccgcgtcggccagCGCGCGGTTCTTCGCCGCCCTCTTCTCCGTCCAGTGCCGCCACGACACGAAAGCCTTTAGCGCCAAAAGAGCGTCCCGCATCACCGAAGCCTTTCGAGACGCGAGCCTGTCCTTGCGCCCCTCCGTCACGATCGGGCCCCTCCAGGCGTTCATCACCTTGCGCCTCGTCACGCGTTCgtggtgcgccgccgccttggcgcgaACGGCGTTTCTCGTCTTTGACCACTCGACGAACCGCGGAAAAACCACGGTGAGTACCCGCCGAAGCGTGGCGCGGTAGtgatggcgcgcggcgaccctccgccgcgcctccctcatcagcgcgcgctccgtctGGTTCCTCCATCGTGTGATCGTCCGTCTGGCGAGCCACGTCATGAcgaaggcgtccgcggcggcgtcgcgacgcgtcgccgccgacgcccaccgccaccgcgcaaacgcgtccttcgccgacgTAAACGCAAAGTGAGCCTCCGCTTTTTCGGTCAGCTCTCGCGCCCtttccgcgtccgcgacgtgcgcgcaccagcgcctccaccccgaccgcgtcgccctgcgatcgtcgtgctcgcgcgcgatgtcgttcgcgatccgcgcgcgtttcgcatccgccgccgccgctcgccagcGAAGCAGAAAATCGGCGGTCCTGCGTCGATCCTTGGCCCACCCCCGGGCGTACGCGACGCGcctggccaccgcgccgtcgctcgccatcgcgcacCACTCGCGCCACACCCGTGTGCCGCACCAGACGAAGTACCTatgggccgcgcgcgcgagtttAGAGCCCatgaccgcgtcgcgccagccgcgaaCCGTCGACGCCTTGACGACTCGCTCGTGATTCCTCTGCACCGCGTGCCCGATGGCTTCGCACTCCCTCGAGTACGCCGCGTACAGCGCCCAGCCCCGGAACGACTGGGAACGCAGGAACGCGCAGCGCACCGCCCTTTGCGTgtgacgaacgcgcgcctTGGCTagccgcgttcgcgtccactCGCGCCACGAGCGAAGGACGTTACCCGCGGCGATTTCCGCTCGAGCCGcctccacccgcgcggctACCAAACacctcgccgtgcgccgccgtTTGGCCTCCTCTCGCCACGCGTGAAGGACGTTACCCGCGTCtcgccttcgacgcgcgtgcgccatcgaatcggcgaggtgcgacgacacgcgcgccgcgaggagcgtcgACTTCCACGCCTCGACTGATTTTTTCGTCAGCGCCTTGGCTCGTGTCGCGGCTGTGTTTGTCGCGAagagccggcggcgtcgcgcgagcgttATAACGGCCCTCCACGCCGGGAGGACGTgggggacgcgcccgccgcacgcgcggtGCAGCGCGTGcttccgcgccgcctcgtgcgcCCGGCGATTGCGCTTGGCCAGTCGAGCGTTTTCTTCCCATCGGAGCAGGCACGTGACGGCAAACTCTCGCCTGGCTCGCGCCTCTTCTCGCCtcgtctcctccgcgtctctcgtccgcgttcgtctctcgcggcgcgcgtcgataCGCGCCCGAGCCCACCGCGCCATCGCCTTTCGCAGCAGCGTTCTCGCGCGAAACGGTCTCCACAGCGGTAAGGCTTCGagcgcgtcagcggcgaaCCAGCGCCAGTGCGACACGACGATCTGCGCGAGCCGCTTGCGGTGCGCGCGtcgggccgcgcgcgccgcctccggggatatcggcgacgccggtgccggttgggacgacgcggaggcgcggccgggggtggacgcggaggcgcgcacgagcgtcgcgcgtcgccgccggtcgtCTCCCGgttgcgtcgtcgtcgagaatCCGAGCGCATCTGGTTCATCGTCGCGAGACCGCCCGCGCGTTTtcgtcggggacgcgcgtcggctggcggactccgactccgccgcgcggtgcatcgccgcgttcccCGGGAAGAGCTGACGCAGCGGGACGTcggagccgccgctcgcgcgcatcggcgacggcggcgcgctcgcgggatcCCGCTCCAGGGAGACGAGGAACCCCTgggcgcttcgccgcgggtgccccggcggaggcgcgaacACCTTGCTGCGGACGCCCGCGACCCtgaacccgccgacgcgccacGCGTCCTCGTTCTCATCTcggtcgtccatcgcggccgcgggaaccgcgggcgacgacggcgccatcgacgcgtctcccgcgcgtcaGCAGCGCGTATCAATCAATGGCGTTCCTCCCGAGGGGCTGTCGCGAGTTTGAATTTTGTCCGAATTTCGGTCGGTTGTGAAGCATTCGTGTCCGACCAATCTTTTCGTTGGCCAGCGGCTCCGCTCGGGCGGCGCAGTCGCCACACGCGTCGGGCGCCCCCGGGGCCGTCATCGCGGTCGGGGCTCGACCGACGACGGAGCATCCGACGCGGCACTCGCTCCGCGTTCGATTCGCTTCGGAAGAGGGGCTGGAGTCGATCGAGGCGGTGGGAACCTCGGGCGACGTGGGGCGGCGGGTAGCACCGCGAGTAGGGTGCCgagccatcgtcgtcgcgtcgagtTTGTCGCTCCGTCGCTTCGTCGCTCGtctctcgcgccgcgacgatgggtTTCGATAAGCCGAACCCGATATCGCTCGGGCTCCCCGCCGAGCACGTCAGCAAGTGGGCCGTCGACACCCACGCGTTGGAGCGGCACGTGGCGCGGATGAACGCAGCCAACGCGTCGCAGCGTGATggcgcggcgagatcggcggggggggcgggccagggcgccgacggcagGCTCCGCCCGTACGCGTACAAGATGCCGTACGTCACCGTCAACGACCTGAAGAAACGGAGCAAGGGATGGCGCGAGTTCCTGTGCACCGACTTCCTCTCCAAATCCTACGGCTTTCCCCGCGGctacgtcgacgccaagaGGCGACTGGACAGCAACGCCTTCGAGTACCTGGGAA encodes:
- a CDS encoding predicted protein — translated: MSAVAVAPIVAPRTAYRAVSSRPARGARWGRVGPPARRAFSSPVDAPGGGASTSPAPPAVPPPRGEGSAAAALQAADSWRDVLAASTLVVLPDEESVAWQRQRIHRKRRAGGAARALGRIARWLAARDKLGAGGEREQCVNDARFARLVAAAAAPTTEGGAGGGGARVDDDDEEEEEESVRRHHPSPPSSSLTAEERAGDVADALEALRALGSLAPLPWVDERHPGDPVAMRPHVSRLIQIVASANHIAPHDATPAAWACDRLGLFGSTSETNETNGWDAATRRAGDVIKRPAEGLPFKILPDLATSSGTPRGEFGDSGISDLDFLDLDFSLTVEALAAEVPFRAEKLVTRDGKRVDERRETCWMAEDGIGGLAYSGKVMSPAPFTPTVRKLRDAIEASTGERFDCALLNLYPGGDVACKYHRDPDLGLLWARDSIIVSVGETRRFAFRELGKKEDEAHWFRLRSGDCVWMFANCNDDWEHCVMRAEGAAGENDGPRASVVFKRALTGRGGRRGHGMVGEGRRAGRKKNSGPARGSASGPDPIGVKSGGTGRGGRGGAARRRGRGGAGRGGGGRRGG
- a CDS encoding predicted protein — its product is MAPSSPAVPAAAMDDRDENEDAWRVGGFRVAGVRSKVFAPPPGHPRRSAQGFLVSLERDPASAPPSPMRASGGSDVPLRQLFPGNAAMHRAAESESASRRASPTKTRGRSRDDEPDALGFSTTTQPGDDRRRRATLVRASASTPGRASASSQPAPASPISPEAARAARRAHRKRLAQIVVSHWRWFAADALEALPLWRPFRARTLLRKAMARWARARIDARRERRTRTRDAEETRREEARARREFAVTCLLRWEENARLAKRNRRAHEAARKHALHRACGGRVPHVLPAWRAVITLARRRRLFATNTAATRAKALTKKSVEAWKSTLLAARVSSHLADSMAHARRRRDAGNVLHAWREEAKRRRTARCLVAARVEAARAEIAAGNVLRSWREWTRTRLAKARVRHTQRAVRCAFLRSQSFRGWALYAAYSRECEAIGHAVQRNHERVVKASTVRGWRDAVMGSKLARAAHRYFVWCGTRVWREWCAMASDGAVARRVAYARGWAKDRRRTADFLLRWRAAAADAKRARIANDIAREHDDRRATRSGWRRWCAHVADAERARELTEKAEAHFAFTSAKDAFARWRWASAATRRDAAADAFVMTWLARRTITRWRNQTERALMREARRRVAARHHYRATLRRVLTVVFPRFVEWSKTRNAVRAKAAAHHERVTRRKVMNAWRGPIVTEGRKDRLASRKASVMRDALLALKAFVSWRHWTEKRAAKNRALADADAHHGAVLLHRCLLAWDDWLSGKLRRREATGARVGAAARALGETKRFRIFAGWLEMAREGAVFRVQADRADAHRDERAKVCVLLAWLDHVDQRKKRRMDIVTADRFRRRRLTFDAMEAWVRRVVHRRRRVTGYANAVTWRNARTSRRVWRLWRAWLDRRGRKRAREEAALAMHRDAWMRDGARAWLAAGLESRDRRAERSARVAAEEAAAALVRAGKFARRWRHRVLGARESVARFEPFERVEPFERVAPFERVAFAAVDSRIRSTCSSGGSAASSEDPYRPRLVGGNLGGKRADAEAPAVTAVTDVTAVTAVTAVTAVTPDAPRGFVSFPRLLHPTPPGLPTPPSPWVRPPRTPPASAATSSAMSVASVMTPEDLKRHESVIVEHEALRAESARLAAEARSIDGDSPEDDARRRALEAAASHLRQRRRELLPAVRAAAAALGEAVALSDR